Proteins encoded within one genomic window of Calonectris borealis chromosome 1, bCalBor7.hap1.2, whole genome shotgun sequence:
- the USP12 gene encoding ubiquitin carboxyl-terminal hydrolase 12 isoform X4, translated as MEILMTVSKIASICTMGANASALEKEIGPEQFPVNEHYFGLVNFGNTCYCNSVLQALYFCRPFRDKVLAYKSQPRKKENLLTCLADLFHSIATQKKKVGVIPPKKFITRLRKENELFDNYMQQDAHEFLNYLLNTIADILQEERKQEKQNGRLPNGNIDNENNSPPDPTWVHEIFQGTLTNETRCLTCETISSKDEDFLDLSVDVEQNTSITHCLRGFSNTETLCSEYKYYCEECRSKQEAHKRMKVKKLPMILALHLKRFKYMDQLHRYTKLSYRVVFPLELRLFNTSGDATNPDRMYDLVAVVVHCGSGPNRGHYIAIVKSHDFWLLFDDDIVEKIDAQAIEEFYGLTSDISKNSESGYILFYQSRD; from the exons ATGGAAATCCTAATGACAGTCTCCAAAATCGCCTCCATCTGTACCATG GGCGCCAATGCCTCAGCTTTGGAGAAAGAGATTGGTCCGGAACAATTTCCAGTCAATGAGCACTATTTTGGTTTGGTTAAT TTCGGGAATACATGCTACTGCAATTCAGTTCTTCAGGCACTTTATTTTTGTCGACCATTTCGAGACAAAGTCTTAGCATACAAGAGTcaaccaagaaaaaaagagaatctcCTCACATGCTTAGCTGATCTCTTCCACAGTATAGCCacccagaagaaaaaagttggaGTAATACCTCCCAAGAAATTTATAACAAGATTACGAAAAGAAAAtg AGCTTTTTGATAACTACATGCAGCAGGATGCACATGAGTTCTTAAACTATCTATTAAATACAATTGCGGATATCttgcaagaggaaagaaaacaagagaaacaaaatggtCGCCTACCTAATGGCAACATCGACAATGAAAATAACAGCCCGCCAGACCCAACCTGGGTTCATGAAATCTTTCAGGGAACATTAACTAATGAAACCAGATGTCTTACGTGTGAAACT ATAAGCAGCAAAGATGAAGACTTCTTAGACCTTTCAGTTGATGTGGAGCAGAATACTTCAATCACTCATTGTTTAAG gggTTTCAGCAATACAGAAACTCTGTGCAGTGAATACAAATATTACTGTGAAGAATGTCGCAGTAAGCAAGAAGCACATAAAAG gatgaaagTAAAAAAGCTGCCTATGATTCTAGCTCTCCATTTGAAGAGATTTAAATACATGGATCAGCTGCATCGATACACAAAACTCTCTTATAGAGTAGTTTTTCCTTTAGAGCTTCGTTTATTTAACACCTCAGGAGATGCCACCAATCCTGACAGAATGTATGACCTTGTTGCTGTGGTAGTTCATTGTGGAAG tggCCCTAACAGAGGACATTATATTGCAATAGTGAAGAGTCAtgatttttggttgctttttgaTGATGATATTGTTGAG
- the USP12 gene encoding ubiquitin carboxyl-terminal hydrolase 12 isoform X2, translated as MEILMTVSKIASICTMGANASALEKEIGPEQFPVNEHYFGLVNFGNTCYCNSVLQALYFCRPFRDKVLAYKSQPRKKENLLTCLADLFHSIATQKKKVGVIPPKKFITRLRKENELFDNYMQQDAHEFLNYLLNTIADILQEERKQEKQNGRLPNGNIDNENNSPPDPTWVHEIFQGTLTNETRCLTCETISSKDEDFLDLSVDVEQNTSITHCLRGFSNTETLCSEYKYYCEECRSKQEAHKRFSTWLLAYLICKVCLHTLPKLTNWMKVKKLPMILALHLKRFKYMDQLHRYTKLSYRVVFPLELRLFNTSGDATNPDRMYDLVAVVVHCGSGPNRGHYIAIVKSHDFWLLFDDDIVEKIDAQAIEEFYGLTSDISKNSESGYILFYQSRD; from the exons ATGGAAATCCTAATGACAGTCTCCAAAATCGCCTCCATCTGTACCATG GGCGCCAATGCCTCAGCTTTGGAGAAAGAGATTGGTCCGGAACAATTTCCAGTCAATGAGCACTATTTTGGTTTGGTTAAT TTCGGGAATACATGCTACTGCAATTCAGTTCTTCAGGCACTTTATTTTTGTCGACCATTTCGAGACAAAGTCTTAGCATACAAGAGTcaaccaagaaaaaaagagaatctcCTCACATGCTTAGCTGATCTCTTCCACAGTATAGCCacccagaagaaaaaagttggaGTAATACCTCCCAAGAAATTTATAACAAGATTACGAAAAGAAAAtg AGCTTTTTGATAACTACATGCAGCAGGATGCACATGAGTTCTTAAACTATCTATTAAATACAATTGCGGATATCttgcaagaggaaagaaaacaagagaaacaaaatggtCGCCTACCTAATGGCAACATCGACAATGAAAATAACAGCCCGCCAGACCCAACCTGGGTTCATGAAATCTTTCAGGGAACATTAACTAATGAAACCAGATGTCTTACGTGTGAAACT ATAAGCAGCAAAGATGAAGACTTCTTAGACCTTTCAGTTGATGTGGAGCAGAATACTTCAATCACTCATTGTTTAAG gggTTTCAGCAATACAGAAACTCTGTGCAGTGAATACAAATATTACTGTGAAGAATGTCGCAGTAAGCAAGAAGCACATAAAAG ATTCAGCACATGGCTTTTGGCATATCTCATCTGCAAAGTCTGCCTTCACACGTTGCCTAAGCTTACTAATTG gatgaaagTAAAAAAGCTGCCTATGATTCTAGCTCTCCATTTGAAGAGATTTAAATACATGGATCAGCTGCATCGATACACAAAACTCTCTTATAGAGTAGTTTTTCCTTTAGAGCTTCGTTTATTTAACACCTCAGGAGATGCCACCAATCCTGACAGAATGTATGACCTTGTTGCTGTGGTAGTTCATTGTGGAAG tggCCCTAACAGAGGACATTATATTGCAATAGTGAAGAGTCAtgatttttggttgctttttgaTGATGATATTGTTGAG
- the USP12 gene encoding ubiquitin carboxyl-terminal hydrolase 12 isoform X3, translated as MAGCCPFPACLLSKGTVTSTLLPVSVTFVKGEEVLEGANASALEKEIGPEQFPVNEHYFGLVNFGNTCYCNSVLQALYFCRPFRDKVLAYKSQPRKKENLLTCLADLFHSIATQKKKVGVIPPKKFITRLRKENELFDNYMQQDAHEFLNYLLNTIADILQEERKQEKQNGRLPNGNIDNENNSPPDPTWVHEIFQGTLTNETRCLTCETISSKDEDFLDLSVDVEQNTSITHCLRGFSNTETLCSEYKYYCEECRSKQEAHKRMKVKKLPMILALHLKRFKYMDQLHRYTKLSYRVVFPLELRLFNTSGDATNPDRMYDLVAVVVHCGSGPNRGHYIAIVKSHDFWLLFDDDIVEKIDAQAIEEFYGLTSDISKNSESGYILFYQSRD; from the exons ATGGCTGGCTGTTGTCCTTTTCCTGCCTGCCTTCTGTCTAAGGGTACTGTCACCAGTACCCTTTTGCCTGTTTCAGTCACATTTGTCAAGGGTGAAGAGGTCTTGGAG GGCGCCAATGCCTCAGCTTTGGAGAAAGAGATTGGTCCGGAACAATTTCCAGTCAATGAGCACTATTTTGGTTTGGTTAAT TTCGGGAATACATGCTACTGCAATTCAGTTCTTCAGGCACTTTATTTTTGTCGACCATTTCGAGACAAAGTCTTAGCATACAAGAGTcaaccaagaaaaaaagagaatctcCTCACATGCTTAGCTGATCTCTTCCACAGTATAGCCacccagaagaaaaaagttggaGTAATACCTCCCAAGAAATTTATAACAAGATTACGAAAAGAAAAtg AGCTTTTTGATAACTACATGCAGCAGGATGCACATGAGTTCTTAAACTATCTATTAAATACAATTGCGGATATCttgcaagaggaaagaaaacaagagaaacaaaatggtCGCCTACCTAATGGCAACATCGACAATGAAAATAACAGCCCGCCAGACCCAACCTGGGTTCATGAAATCTTTCAGGGAACATTAACTAATGAAACCAGATGTCTTACGTGTGAAACT ATAAGCAGCAAAGATGAAGACTTCTTAGACCTTTCAGTTGATGTGGAGCAGAATACTTCAATCACTCATTGTTTAAG gggTTTCAGCAATACAGAAACTCTGTGCAGTGAATACAAATATTACTGTGAAGAATGTCGCAGTAAGCAAGAAGCACATAAAAG gatgaaagTAAAAAAGCTGCCTATGATTCTAGCTCTCCATTTGAAGAGATTTAAATACATGGATCAGCTGCATCGATACACAAAACTCTCTTATAGAGTAGTTTTTCCTTTAGAGCTTCGTTTATTTAACACCTCAGGAGATGCCACCAATCCTGACAGAATGTATGACCTTGTTGCTGTGGTAGTTCATTGTGGAAG tggCCCTAACAGAGGACATTATATTGCAATAGTGAAGAGTCAtgatttttggttgctttttgaTGATGATATTGTTGAG
- the USP12 gene encoding ubiquitin carboxyl-terminal hydrolase 12 isoform X1, whose product MAGCCPFPACLLSKGTVTSTLLPVSVTFVKGEEVLEGANASALEKEIGPEQFPVNEHYFGLVNFGNTCYCNSVLQALYFCRPFRDKVLAYKSQPRKKENLLTCLADLFHSIATQKKKVGVIPPKKFITRLRKENELFDNYMQQDAHEFLNYLLNTIADILQEERKQEKQNGRLPNGNIDNENNSPPDPTWVHEIFQGTLTNETRCLTCETISSKDEDFLDLSVDVEQNTSITHCLRGFSNTETLCSEYKYYCEECRSKQEAHKRFSTWLLAYLICKVCLHTLPKLTNWMKVKKLPMILALHLKRFKYMDQLHRYTKLSYRVVFPLELRLFNTSGDATNPDRMYDLVAVVVHCGSGPNRGHYIAIVKSHDFWLLFDDDIVEKIDAQAIEEFYGLTSDISKNSESGYILFYQSRD is encoded by the exons ATGGCTGGCTGTTGTCCTTTTCCTGCCTGCCTTCTGTCTAAGGGTACTGTCACCAGTACCCTTTTGCCTGTTTCAGTCACATTTGTCAAGGGTGAAGAGGTCTTGGAG GGCGCCAATGCCTCAGCTTTGGAGAAAGAGATTGGTCCGGAACAATTTCCAGTCAATGAGCACTATTTTGGTTTGGTTAAT TTCGGGAATACATGCTACTGCAATTCAGTTCTTCAGGCACTTTATTTTTGTCGACCATTTCGAGACAAAGTCTTAGCATACAAGAGTcaaccaagaaaaaaagagaatctcCTCACATGCTTAGCTGATCTCTTCCACAGTATAGCCacccagaagaaaaaagttggaGTAATACCTCCCAAGAAATTTATAACAAGATTACGAAAAGAAAAtg AGCTTTTTGATAACTACATGCAGCAGGATGCACATGAGTTCTTAAACTATCTATTAAATACAATTGCGGATATCttgcaagaggaaagaaaacaagagaaacaaaatggtCGCCTACCTAATGGCAACATCGACAATGAAAATAACAGCCCGCCAGACCCAACCTGGGTTCATGAAATCTTTCAGGGAACATTAACTAATGAAACCAGATGTCTTACGTGTGAAACT ATAAGCAGCAAAGATGAAGACTTCTTAGACCTTTCAGTTGATGTGGAGCAGAATACTTCAATCACTCATTGTTTAAG gggTTTCAGCAATACAGAAACTCTGTGCAGTGAATACAAATATTACTGTGAAGAATGTCGCAGTAAGCAAGAAGCACATAAAAG ATTCAGCACATGGCTTTTGGCATATCTCATCTGCAAAGTCTGCCTTCACACGTTGCCTAAGCTTACTAATTG gatgaaagTAAAAAAGCTGCCTATGATTCTAGCTCTCCATTTGAAGAGATTTAAATACATGGATCAGCTGCATCGATACACAAAACTCTCTTATAGAGTAGTTTTTCCTTTAGAGCTTCGTTTATTTAACACCTCAGGAGATGCCACCAATCCTGACAGAATGTATGACCTTGTTGCTGTGGTAGTTCATTGTGGAAG tggCCCTAACAGAGGACATTATATTGCAATAGTGAAGAGTCAtgatttttggttgctttttgaTGATGATATTGTTGAG